From Miscanthus floridulus cultivar M001 chromosome 15, ASM1932011v1, whole genome shotgun sequence, the proteins below share one genomic window:
- the LOC136509591 gene encoding cysteine-rich receptor-like protein kinase 7 → MENGSLDRYVFGDVDKRRQLSWKRRLHIITCIADGVCYLHVDSNRKVIHRDLKPANILLADDLSTPKIADFGLAKHVPDQAALHTPVGPIGYLAPECRNGQTTYKSDVYSFGVVMLEIIRGDTNCVTDMQRLLPPQAWNSWNTNNDEARYTLQKLLDPKVPLSQEEGADPKFLSRLWRCIQIGLLCVQESPDKRPDIEQVVEMLKTEGELPEQEEPTLREKGETSNARPEPEEPTFKVKHRTQGAKTMTSNKTSNSSF, encoded by the exons ATGGAGAACGGAAGCCTGGACCGCTACGTATTTG GTGACGTGGACAAACGTAGGCAGCTGAGCTGGAAGCGACGCCTACATATTATAACTTGCATTGCAGATGGCGTCTGTTATCTTCATGTCGATTCTAACAGGAAAGTCATTCATAGAGATCTTAAGCCTGCTAACATACTGCTGGCTGATGATTTGTCGACACCCAAGATAGCAGACTTTGGACTGGCAAAACACGTTCCTGATCAGGCAGCATTACACACACCTGTTGGACCCAT CGGCTACTTGGCTCCAGAGTGCCGAAATGGGCAAACAACATACAAGTCCGACGTCTATAGCTTCGGAGTGGTGATGCTTGAGATAATTAGAGGCGACACAAACTGTGTCACGGACATGCAGAGGCTACTACCTCCACAG GCATGGAATTCCTGGAATACTAATAACGATGAAGCACGCTACACACTGCAGAAACTTCTTGACCCAAAAGTGCCTCTATCTCAGGAAGAGGGGGCTGATCCCAAGTTCTTATCAAGGCTATGGAGGTGCATCCAGATTGGGCTGCTTTGCGTGCAAGAGTCGCCCGACAAAAGACCTGACATCGAACAAGTTGTGGAGATGCTGAAAACCGAAGGTGAACTACCGGAGCAAGAGGAACCAACCCTAAGAGAAAAAGGTGAAACATCGAACGCAAGGCCGGAGCCAGAGGAACCAACCTTTAAGGTGAAACATCGAACACAAGGAGCAAAGACGATGACATCGAACAAAACCAGCAACTCTAGCTTCTAA